In one window of Saprospiraceae bacterium DNA:
- a CDS encoding Rne/Rng family ribonuclease produces the protein MDKELIINATETGVELALLEGGKLVELHHQKTNNNFTVGDILIGKIRKMMPGLNAAFVDIGHRKDAFLHYTDLGPKLRSLVKWTNGVMNGSINTHKLDHFKYEEEIVKTGKVDQVLNKRWPILVQILKEPISTKGPRLSCELTLPGRYMVLSPFSDAVSVSKKIGSAEERKRLHTLAESIKPKNFGLIIRTAAEGKKVQELHEEVTRLMGQWEEIYRQLKAVTPPAKLLSELDKPASVLRDLLSDGFSRIVVNDKDLHADIRAYLQNISPDQVGIAQYYNGAKPIFDAYGVTKQVKASFGKTATMNSGAYLVIEKTEAMHVIDVNSGHKITTADVEQTIFGVNLEAAEEIARQIRLRDIGGLIVIDFIDMKNLEHRRLLAKKMEDFMRKDRSQHTILPLSKFGLMQITRERARPEVVVDTAEVCPTCGGTGKVNATILLTDDIERDLEFVMQSRPKGPLYLRVHPYLEAYLKKGLWKSRQVQWFFKFNKWIRIMPHADYQLTDYRFYDGNDDEIRLN, from the coding sequence GTGGACAAGGAACTTATCATCAACGCGACCGAAACAGGCGTTGAACTCGCCTTGCTCGAAGGCGGAAAACTCGTAGAGCTCCACCATCAAAAAACCAACAACAACTTCACCGTCGGCGACATACTCATCGGCAAAATCAGAAAAATGATGCCGGGGCTGAACGCTGCCTTCGTGGATATTGGCCACCGCAAGGATGCCTTCCTGCACTACACCGATTTAGGGCCGAAGCTTCGCTCGCTCGTGAAGTGGACGAACGGAGTGATGAACGGCAGCATCAATACGCACAAACTCGACCACTTCAAGTATGAGGAGGAAATCGTAAAAACTGGCAAGGTGGACCAAGTGCTGAACAAGCGTTGGCCCATACTCGTGCAGATTTTGAAAGAGCCTATCTCCACCAAAGGCCCGAGACTTTCGTGCGAGCTGACCCTGCCGGGACGCTACATGGTGCTGTCGCCCTTTTCCGACGCGGTTTCCGTTTCCAAAAAAATCGGCAGTGCCGAGGAGCGTAAGCGGCTCCACACGTTGGCCGAAAGCATCAAGCCCAAGAATTTTGGCCTCATCATCCGCACCGCTGCCGAAGGCAAGAAGGTACAGGAACTACATGAGGAGGTCACCCGACTCATGGGGCAATGGGAGGAAATCTATCGCCAGCTAAAAGCGGTGACACCTCCGGCCAAACTCTTGAGCGAGCTCGACAAACCCGCTAGCGTCTTGCGCGACTTGCTCAGCGACGGGTTCAGCCGCATCGTGGTGAACGACAAAGATTTACATGCCGACATCAGGGCTTATTTGCAAAACATCAGCCCCGACCAAGTGGGCATCGCCCAATACTACAACGGGGCCAAACCCATCTTCGATGCGTATGGCGTGACCAAACAAGTAAAGGCTTCGTTTGGCAAAACGGCCACCATGAACAGCGGCGCCTACCTCGTCATCGAAAAGACGGAGGCCATGCACGTCATTGATGTGAACAGCGGTCACAAAATCACCACTGCCGACGTGGAGCAGACCATTTTTGGGGTCAACCTGGAAGCAGCAGAGGAAATCGCACGGCAGATACGGCTGCGCGATATCGGGGGGCTTATCGTCATTGACTTCATTGACATGAAAAACCTCGAACATCGGAGGCTGCTTGCCAAGAAGATGGAGGATTTCATGCGAAAAGACCGCTCTCAACACACCATTCTGCCGCTCTCCAAGTTTGGATTGATGCAAATCACCCGCGAACGAGCGCGACCGGAAGTGGTGGTGGATACCGCCGAGGTGTGCCCCACATGCGGGGGCACTGGCAAGGTGAACGCTACGATATTACTTACTGACGACATTGAGCGCGATTTGGAATTCGTGATGCAATCACGCCCAAAAGGCCCGCTTTACCTGCGGGTCCACCCATATTTGGAGGCTTACCTGAAAAAAGGCCTTTGGAAAAGCCGCCAAGTGCAGTGGTTCTTCAAGTTCAACAAGTGGATTCGCATCATGCCTCATGCGGACTATCAACTGACGGATTACCGCTTTTACGACGGCAACGACGATGAAATAAGGCTGAATTGA
- a CDS encoding glycosyl transferase family 28: MKRILVAPLNWGLGHAARCVPLIQSLQYMGVEVLLASDGGAMRLLEAEFPNLSVIEIPSYRIRYEYSNMVRNIAWQLPRITYAIRAEHRAVEKLVQEHDIHGIISDNRYGCFNAKVSSIILTHQLHLRVPNSFLQWGANRMLRRALRQFDIVWAPDVATTPNLSGELSHGEPIVHPNTRFIGPLSRLQPGQGSTEYDVAVVLSGPEPQRTYLEQRLLEQAMLLPHKFIFIQGKTQAKKHHYAADNVEVVSYLTSYELNQVLLASDVIVCRSGYSSIMDLAALGKKALLIPTPGQTEQEYLAAYFAHQQTFLVQKQDEINLEKGLREVNETTGFEPGQFDTRVFESILGEWVDGLKP, translated from the coding sequence ATGAAACGCATTCTCGTCGCACCGCTCAATTGGGGACTCGGCCATGCAGCCCGATGCGTCCCACTCATTCAGTCGCTTCAGTACATGGGCGTTGAAGTGCTGCTTGCTTCCGACGGCGGTGCTATGCGCCTGTTGGAAGCCGAATTTCCCAATCTGTCAGTCATCGAGATTCCTTCCTACCGCATCCGCTACGAATACAGCAACATGGTGCGCAACATCGCTTGGCAGCTCCCGCGCATCACTTACGCCATTCGAGCGGAGCACCGAGCCGTGGAAAAATTGGTGCAAGAACACGACATTCATGGCATCATATCCGACAACCGCTACGGCTGCTTCAATGCCAAGGTGAGTAGCATAATCCTGACCCATCAGCTCCACCTCCGCGTGCCCAACAGTTTTTTGCAGTGGGGGGCCAATCGGATGTTGCGCCGCGCCCTTCGCCAATTCGATATCGTATGGGCGCCCGATGTGGCCACCACGCCCAACCTTTCTGGCGAGCTCTCGCACGGCGAGCCAATCGTGCATCCCAATACCCGATTCATCGGCCCGCTTTCAAGACTTCAACCCGGGCAAGGCAGCACCGAGTACGATGTGGCGGTGGTGCTCTCTGGCCCCGAACCACAGCGCACCTATCTCGAACAACGCCTTTTGGAACAGGCCATGCTGTTGCCCCATAAGTTTATTTTTATTCAGGGCAAGACGCAGGCAAAAAAGCACCATTACGCCGCGGACAATGTGGAAGTCGTCTCTTATCTCACTTCTTACGAGCTCAATCAGGTGCTGCTCGCCAGCGATGTCATCGTGTGCCGCTCCGGCTACAGCAGCATCATGGATTTGGCGGCACTGGGCAAAAAAGCCCTGCTCATTCCCACGCCGGGCCAGACGGAACAAGAATACCTGGCTGCATACTTTGCCCACCAACAAACTTTTTTGGTGCAAAAACAAGATGAGATTAATCTTGAGAAAGGCCTGCGTGAAGTAAACGAAACAACGGGGTTTGAACCCGGGCAATTCGACACCCGCGTGTTTGAATCCATCCTGGGCGAGTGGGTGGACGGATTGAAGCCTTGA